From a single Leptospira levettii genomic region:
- the csrA gene encoding carbon storage regulator CsrA — protein sequence MLVLARRSNQSIMIGDDIEIVIVDIKGDQVKIGVKAPKNVSVHRAEVYKEIQEENKKAAGTNIKPEDLGKLGDLFKKKT from the coding sequence GTGTTAGTTTTAGCAAGGAGAAGTAACCAATCCATTATGATAGGTGATGACATTGAAATTGTCATCGTTGATATCAAAGGGGATCAAGTGAAGATTGGTGTCAAAGCTCCTAAGAATGTTTCTGTACATAGAGCAGAAGTGTACAAAGAAATCCAAGAAGAGAACAAAAAAGCTGCAGGTACAAATATCAAACCTGAAGACTTAGGTAAATTGGGAGACCTATTTAAGAAGAAAACTTAA
- a CDS encoding lysophospholipid acyltransferase family protein: protein MKRKILVWLLPLIIVWLQRFIGLTSRFRIFKNEQYEEIFKNKKPYIYSIWHTNVLYSPYLHRNKNVAVLISESKDGDFINQVVHRFGNSSIRGSSSKGGSKALKAMIQHLKKGLPAAFTPDGPRGPALIVQPGIIAAAQVTQVPIVPFHYECSRQWILEKAWDKHRVPKPFTTFVVSYGEPIYVPRELNEVEFENMRLKVEEAMLKNRDKAIQEAERIRTGDSK, encoded by the coding sequence TTGAAACGAAAAATATTAGTTTGGCTTTTACCTCTTATTATCGTTTGGCTACAACGATTCATCGGCCTCACATCGCGATTTCGCATTTTCAAAAACGAACAATATGAAGAAATATTTAAAAATAAAAAACCATATATCTATTCCATTTGGCATACGAACGTATTGTACTCTCCTTACCTTCATCGAAATAAAAATGTAGCAGTCTTAATTTCAGAATCAAAAGACGGAGATTTTATCAACCAAGTGGTTCACCGTTTTGGGAATTCAAGCATACGTGGCAGTAGTTCTAAAGGTGGATCAAAAGCATTAAAAGCAATGATCCAACATTTAAAAAAAGGATTACCTGCTGCATTTACACCTGATGGACCAAGAGGACCTGCACTCATTGTTCAACCTGGAATCATAGCAGCTGCACAAGTCACACAAGTTCCCATTGTCCCTTTTCATTATGAATGTTCAAGGCAATGGATTTTGGAAAAAGCTTGGGACAAACATAGGGTTCCAAAACCGTTTACAACCTTTGTTGTTTCGTATGGAGAACCAATTTACGTTCCTCGCGAATTAAACGAGGTGGAATTTGAAAATATGAGATTGAAAGTCGAAGAAGCTATGTTAAAAAATAGAGACAAAGCGATTCAGGAAGCGGAACGAATTCGTACAGGAGATTCCAAATGA
- a CDS encoding OsmC family protein → MTAVFEDKVIVTTENTKYETKISKGKHHWIADEPADKEGTDLGPMPTELLASSLGACTSITIRMYADRKGYSLDSVSVQVTIDKRSPEDHKFVREVTLKGNLKPEERDRLYSVANACPVHKILTGKIEIETLLLP, encoded by the coding sequence ATGACAGCAGTATTCGAAGACAAAGTAATCGTCACAACAGAAAACACGAAATACGAAACCAAAATCTCAAAAGGCAAACACCATTGGATAGCAGACGAACCAGCAGATAAAGAGGGAACTGACCTAGGTCCTATGCCGACAGAACTTCTTGCCTCCTCTTTAGGAGCATGTACATCGATTACGATAAGAATGTATGCAGATCGAAAAGGGTATTCTTTAGATTCAGTTTCTGTCCAAGTAACGATTGATAAACGTTCCCCAGAAGACCACAAATTTGTTCGTGAAGTCACTCTTAAAGGAAATTTAAAACCTGAGGAAAGAGATCGATTGTACTCTGTTGCCAATGCTTGTCCCGTACACAAGATTCTTACTGGCAAAATCGAAATCGAAACTCTTTTACTCCCTTAA